Proteins encoded within one genomic window of Oryza brachyantha chromosome 7, ObraRS2, whole genome shotgun sequence:
- the LOC102710422 gene encoding methylmalonate-semialdehyde dehydrogenase [acylating], mitochondrial, which produces MLRAALLRSASGVRRPPMAAPLSTAAASASASASWLSDSASSSPPKVRLLIGGEFVESRADEHVDVTNPATQEVVSRIPLTTSDEFKAAVDAARTAFPGWRNTPVTTRQRIMFKYQELIRANMDKLAENITTEQGKTLKDAWGDVFRGLEVVEHACGMGTLQMGEYVSNVSNGIDTFSIREPLGVCAGICPFNFPAMIPLWMFPIAVTCGNTFVLKPSEKDPGAAMMLAELAMEAGLPKGVLNIVHGTHEVVNNICDDEDIKAVSFVGSNTAGMHIYSRASAKGKRVQSNMGAKNHAIILPDADRDATLNALIAAGFGAAGQRCMALSTAVFVGGSEPWEDELVKRASSLVVNSGMASDADLGPVISKQAKERICKLVQSGADNGARLLLDGRDILVPNFENGNFVGPTILADVKGDMECYKEEIFGPVLLLMKAESLDDAIQIVNRNKYGNGASIFTTSGVSARKFQTDIEAGQVGINVPIPVPLPFFSFTGSKASFAGDLNFYGKAGVQFFTQIKTITQQWKESPAQRVSLSMPTSQK; this is translated from the exons ATGCTgcgcgccgccctcctccgctcaG CCTCCGGcgtccgccggccgccgaTGGCCGCGCcgctctccaccgccgccgcctccgcctccgcctccgcctcgtgGCTATCTGACAGCGCCTCGTCGTCTCCG CCTAAGGTCCGCCTCCTCATCGGCGGGGAGTTCGTCGAGTCGCGGGCCGACGAGCACGTCGACGTCACCAACCCG GCGACGCAGGAAGTCGTGTCGCGGATCCCCCTCACCACCTCCGACGAGTTCAAGGCCGCCGTGGACGCCGCCAGGACCGCCTTCCCTGGGTGGCGCAACACGCCAGTCACCACGCGGCAGCGCATCATGTTCAAGTACCAGGAGCTCATCCGGGCCAATATG GATAAGCTGGCAGAGAACATTACAACCGAACAGGGGAAGACGCTGAAGGATGCTTGGGGAGATGTATTCCGTGGGCTAG AGGTGGTGGAACATGCTTGTGGAATGGGGACACTACAGATGGGTGAATATGTATCTAATGTTTCTAACGGGATCGACACCTTTAGCATTAGGGAGCCACTTGGTGTGTGTGCTGGAATATGTCCTTTCAATTTTCCAGCTATGATTCCCCTATGG ATGTTCCCAATAGCAGTCACTTGCGGCAATACTTTCGTTCTAAAGCCATCAGAAAAAGATCCAG GGGCTGCTATGATGCTTGCGGAGCTAGCAATGGAGGCTGGTTTACCAAAGGGTGTGCTGAACATTGTTCATGGTACCCAT GAGGTTGTCAACAATATTTGCGATGACGAGGACATTAAGGCAGTTTCCTTTGTTGGTTCCAATACA GCTGGTATGCACATATATTCTAGAGCATCTGCAAAAGGGAAGCGTGTTCAG TCTAATATGGGTGCAAAGAATCATGCCATTATCCTTCCTGATGCTGACCGAGATGCCACATTGAATGCCCTTATTGCTGCTGGTTTTGGTGCTGCTGGGCAAAGGTGTATGGCATTGAGCACTGCTGTTTTTGTTGGAGGTTCAGAGCCATG GGAGGATGAACTAGTCAAACGGGCAAGCAGCCTTGTTGTTAATTCAGGAATGGCTAGTGATGCTGACCTTGGTCCAGTGATCAGCAAACAG GCTAAGGAACGTATCTGCAAGTTAGTCCAAAGTGGTGCCGACAATGGTGCTCGTCTGCTGCTTGATGGGAGAGATATTTTG GTTCCTAACTTCGAGAATGGTAATTTTGTTGGTCCAACAATTCTGGCTGATGTTAAAGGTGACATGGAATGTTACAAG GAGGAGATTTTTGGTCCAGTCCTTCTCTTGATGAAG GCCGAGAGCCTAGATGATGCCATCCAAATTGTGAACAGAAACAA GTATGGAAATGGAGCTTCCATATTTACCACGTCTGGTGTCTCTGCAAGGAAATTTCAAACAGACATTGAAGCTGGCCAG GTGGGCATCAACGTGCCGATTCCCGTACCCCTGCCGTTCTTCTCCTTCACCGGCAGCAAAGCCTCCTTCGCAGGAGACTTGAATTTCTACG GCAAGGCGGGCGTGCAGTTCTTCACCCAGATCAAGACGATCACGCAGCAGTGGAAGGAGTCGCCGGCTCAGCGCGTCTCCCTCTCCATGCCCACCTCCCAGAAGTGA
- the LOC102710137 gene encoding probable glycosyltransferase At5g03795 gives MGSGSAFSWLPCLHGHGRRGTSCAAACVMLVALVILAVVSVDPRAQASWFLLSTSAAPAGSAASLRQPSGGGWGGNGGGGGGEHLLVTSSSFGGGARRGRNSTSKEVLFQGGGGVDGTASAAPALIVSSISGDVVSPSRVAVAPAAAEPTMAPAPAPAPEWGVGDAAAAGSADDNIIQVTPQVQRRRDAKLERLELGLAKARAAIREAIKNKEKLPPLPDKDYVPVGPIYRNAYAFHRSYLEMEKLFKVYVYEEGEPPVFHDGPCRSIYSTEGRFIYAMEAESRMRTRDAGEAHAFFLPFSVVKMVKTIYEPRSRDMAPLRRTVSDYIDVVAARHPHWNRSLGADHFMLSCHDWGPYVSAANVHLFSNSIRVLCNANTSEGFDPSRDVSLPEINLRSDAVGGQVGGPSASRRPILAFFAGGGDHGPVRPLLLKHWGRGQDADVQVSEYLPGRRGGASSYTDMMRRSRFCLCPSGYEVASPRVVEAIYLECVPVVIGDDYALPFADVLNWPAFSVRVAVGDIPRLKEILAAVSPRQYIRMQRRVRAVRRHFMVSDGAPRRFDVFHMILHSVWLRRLNVRVVAPPA, from the exons ATGGGATCAGGCAGCGCCTTCTCCTGGTTGCCTTGcttgcatggccatggccgcAGGGGCACGTCGTGTGCGGCAGCGTGCGTTATGCTTGTGGCGTTGGTGATCTTGGCGGTGGTTTCCGTGGATCCCAGGGCACAAGCTTCCTGGTTCTTGCTTTCTACCTCGGCTGCTCCAGCTGGCTCTGCTGCCTCCTTGCGTCAGCcgagtggtggtggttggggcggcaatggcggcggcggcggcggtgagcaCCTCCTGGTCACCTCTAGTAGCTTCGGCGGTGGCGCTCGTCGTGGCAGGAACAGCACGAGCAAGGAGGTGCTGTTccagggaggcggcggcgttgaTGGTACGgcatcggcggcgccggcgttgaTCGTCAGCTCTATCTCCGGCGACGTCGTGTCGCCGTCCCGTGTGGCcgtcgcgccggcggcggcggaacctacaatggcgccggcgccggcgccagcccCG GAATGGGGTGTtggtgatgctgctgctgctggtagtGCAGACGATAATATCATTCAGGTAACGCCGCAAGTGCAGAGAAGAAGGGATGCAAAATTAGAGCGATTAGAACTCGGTCTTGCGAAAGCTCGGGCAGCGATAAGGGAAGCCATCAAGAACAAGGAGAAACTGCCCCCATTGCCTGACAAAGATTATGTGCCAGTTGGGCCAATCTACAGAAATGCCTATGCATTTCACAG GAGCTACCTGGAGATGGAGAAGCTGTTCAAGGTGTACGTGTACGAGGAAGGCGAGCCGCCGGTGTTCCACGACGGGCCGTGCCGCAGCATCTACTCGACGGAGGGGAGGTTCATCTACGCGATGGAGGCGGAGAGCCGGATGCGCACGAgggacgccggcgaggcgcaCGCCTTCTTCCTCCCGTTCAGCGTCGTCAAGATGGTGAAGACGATCTACGAGCCCCGCTCGCGCGACATGGCGCCGCTGCGGCGGACCGTCTCGGACTACATCGACGTGGTGGCGGCCAGGCACCCGCACTGGAACCGCAGCCTTGGGGCGGACCACTTCATGCTCTCCTGCCATGACTGG GGGCCGTACGTGTCGGCGGCGAATGTCCATCTCTTCTCCAACTCCATCAGGGTGCTCTGCAACGCCAACACGTCGGAGGGGTTCGACCCGTCGAGGGACGTCTCCCTGCCGGAGATCAACCTGCGGAGCGACGCCGTGGGCGGCCAGGTGGGCGggccgtcggcgtcgcggcggccgATCCTCGCcttcttcgccggcggcggcgaccacggCCCCGTCCGGCCGCTGCTGCTGAAGCACTGGGGCAGGGGGCAGGACGCCGACGTGCAGGTGAGCGAGTacctccccggccgccgcggcggggcgTCGTCGTACACGGACATGATGCGGCGGAGCAGGTTCTGCCTGTGCCCGAGCGGGTACGAGGTGGCGAGCCCCCGGGTGGTGGAGGCCATCTACCTGGAGTGCGTCCCCGTGGTGATCGGCGACGACTACGCGCTGCCGTTCGCCGACGTGCTCAACTGGCCGGCGTTCTCGGTGCGCGTCGCGGTGGGGGACATCCCGCGGCTGAAGGagatcctcgccgccgtgtcgcCGCGGCAGTACATACGGATGCAGCGGCGGGTGAGGGCCGTGCGCCGCCACTTCATGgtcagcgacggcgcgccgcggcggttCGACGTGTTCCACATGATCCTCCACTCCGTCTGGCTCAGGAGGCTCAACGTCAgggtcgtcgcgccgccggcgtga